A stretch of Triticum aestivum cultivar Chinese Spring chromosome 1D, IWGSC CS RefSeq v2.1, whole genome shotgun sequence DNA encodes these proteins:
- the LOC123160371 gene encoding uncharacterized protein, producing MEKKGTIARRSLAGTPRAGPSGEGSLETLPDDVVVEILVRVPDVADLFRCAATCKRCRLLIAEPSFLRRRWPEGVSHLSSLLGLFAVQQPREEPTEGDSTAAPMPPFTPVPWCSLGERYSFLTCPWPPDSQAAVLTSRRGLLVLRFVPLNEPTNGYEKTMNLALYDPIAGKGRDLPELKSDRPFQIEGCALLTRADCCPDETRGATSWSFFKVLIIGGDRDEPRHSLHVFTSTTESSSSWSTPRECYDSLEDDDTRVVSQQTTAVVCHGGIAHWLFKNASNLYALSVCARTTEMTLTRLPVTPDQTQPLLGVNNDGTPCLLRLDGKCFMLEIWTRRIDPMSGDSNTGHWHRTKMIKLQRPKRGKIDQAQCVCVGQTSGILLVKDNQEDMYIVDLQTGAMQAVTNWFRGIVVMAIPFEMDWPEFFTRHLANTRIERAKLGGVL from the coding sequence ATGGAGAAGAAAGGCACGATCGCACGTCGCTCGCTCGCAGGTACACCGCGCGCCGGCCCTAGTGGAGAAGGATCGCTGGAGACGCTGccggacgacgtggtggtggagatCCTGGTGCGCGTGCCGGATGTGGCAGACCTCTTCCGCTGCGCCGCGACGTGCAAGCGAtgccgcctcctcatcgccgagccgtctttcctccgccgccgctggcCGGAGGGCGTGAGCCACCTGTCCTCCCTGCTCGGCCTCTTCGCCGTGCAACAGCCCCGTGAAGAACCAACAGAAGGGGACTCTACGGCTGCGCCCATGCCGCCCTTCACCCCGGTGCCATGGTGCTCCCTCGGAGAACGCTACAGCTTCCTCACATGCCCTTGGCCTCCAGACAGCCAGGCAGCGGTGCTCACCTCGCGCCGTGGCCTTCTTGTTCTGCGCTTCGTCCCACTAAACGAACCCACCAATGGATACGAGAAGACCATGAACCTGGCATTGTACGATCCAATCGCCGGCAAAGGCCGTGACCTGCCTGAGTTGAAGAGCGACAGACCTTTCCAAATAGAAGGATGCGCCCTTCTGACCCGTGCCGATTGTTGCCCGGACGAAACGCGAGGGGCGACGTCGTGGTCCTTCTTCAAAGTGCTAATCATCGGCGGCGATCGAGATGAGCCACGGCACAGTCTCCATGTGTTCACTTCCACGACGGAGTCGAGCTCGAGCTGGAGCACGCCTAGGGAGTGCTATGACTCTTTGGAGGATGACGACACGCGTGTCGTGTCTCAGCAGACCACCGCTGTCGTGTGCCACGGTGGCATTGCGCATTGGCTCTTCAAGAATGCGTCCAACTTGTACGCACTCAGTGTGTGCGCTAGGACCACAGAGATGACCTTGACAAGGCTCCCAGTCACACCGGACCAAACTCAGCCACTGCTTGGAGTCAACAATGATGGGACGCCATGCTTGCTTCGCTTGGACGGGAAATGCTTCATGCTAGAGATCTGGACACGCCGGATTGACCCCATGAGTGGAGACAGCAACACAGGGCACTGGCATCGCACCAAGATGATCAAGTTACAACGACCCAAGCGTGGCAAGATCGACCAGGCGCAGTGCGTGTGTGTGGGTCAGACGAGTGGCATACTGCTCGTCAAGGACAATCAAGAAGACATGTACATTGTAGATCTCCAAACAGGGGCAATGCAGGCGGTCACCAACTGGTTCCGCGGCATTGTCGTGATGGCCATCCCTTTTGAGATGGATTGGCCAGAATTCTTCACGCGCCACTTGGCAAACACTAGGATCGAGCGAGCTAAACTGGGAGGAGTTCTATAA